The Arachis ipaensis cultivar K30076 chromosome B07, Araip1.1, whole genome shotgun sequence genome includes a window with the following:
- the LOC107608908 gene encoding MLP-like protein 34 isoform X1 has protein sequence MALSGKLSVEVTVQTPAAKYFNIFTTQFHKFQNICERIHEAKLHEGDNWHVPHSVKNWTLIVDGKPIKLKEKIEAIDKENKSMTYNFFDGDISKNYKVFKVFLQVFEKNDGGASIKFTIEYEKINENVEAPYGFLEFFEKSAKDIDSHLLKA, from the exons ATGGCGCTAAGTGGTAAACTTAGTGTTGAAGTTACGGTCCAAACACCAGCTGCAAAGTACTTCAACATCTTTACAACTCAATTCCACAAGTTTCAAAACATTTGTGAAAGAATCCATGAAGCCAAGTTGCATGAAGGTGATAACTGGCATGTCCCTCATTCGGTTAAGAATTGGACTCTTATCGTAG atggcAAGCCAATTAAGTTGAAGGAGAAAATTGAAGCTATTGACAAGGAGAACAAGTCAATGACATACAACTTTTTCGATGGAGACATAAGCAAGAACTATAAAGTCTTTAAGGTCTTTCTTCAAGTGTTTGAAAAGAATGATGGTGGTGCCTCAATTAAATTCACTATTGAATACGAGAAAATCAATGAGAATGTTGAAGCTCCATATGGATTCTTGGAGTTCTTTGAGAAGAGTGCTAAAGATATTGATTCTCATCTTCTCAAGGCATAG